One genomic region from Fictibacillus marinisediminis encodes:
- a CDS encoding acyl-CoA thioesterase translates to MEAKKTSESRIINTDQVLSCDLNNYNTLFGGVLMKKLDSAASLSARRHARVKTCVTASTDSIDFLHPIHQTDSVCIESFVSYTGKSSMEIFCKVIAEDIITGERRIAATAFLTFVALGEDKRPVEVPAVIPETEEEKFLFDTAKDRAEMRKIRRARSKELAEVITLRKPWQQEGALV, encoded by the coding sequence TTGGAAGCTAAAAAAACGAGCGAAAGCCGCATTATAAATACAGATCAGGTTTTATCCTGTGATTTGAATAATTACAACACATTGTTTGGCGGAGTTTTGATGAAAAAACTCGACAGTGCCGCCTCATTATCGGCACGACGCCATGCACGTGTAAAAACATGTGTAACAGCATCAACCGATTCGATTGATTTCTTGCATCCGATTCACCAGACCGATTCAGTATGCATTGAGTCTTTCGTATCCTATACAGGAAAAAGCTCCATGGAGATTTTCTGTAAAGTTATCGCTGAAGATATTATCACTGGGGAACGAAGAATCGCAGCTACAGCCTTTTTGACCTTTGTTGCTTTAGGTGAAGACAAACGTCCGGTTGAAGTACCGGCGGTCATCCCTGAAACCGAAGAAGAAAAATTCCTTTTTGATACTGCGAAAGACCGTGCAGAAATGCGCAAGATCCGCAGAGCACGAAGCAAGGAGTTGGCTGAGGTTATTACACTAAGAAAACCTTGGCAGCAGGAAGGAGCATTAGTATGA
- the cidR gene encoding cidABC operon transcriptional activator CidR — protein MDIKQLQYFIEVAKYNSFTRAADALFITQPTISKMIKNLEDELGVVLFDRSRKGLTLTDAGQTIFDQAKLVDKAFNNLEMELDNLLGLKKGHIRIGLPPIFDPRLFPKLIGSFHDRYPHITFELMEDGSKKIEEEVASLQLDIGVVVLPTNNDMFQHFAFMEEDLRLIIHPDHPLAVRDEINLAELREESFILFNKDFVLHDRIISSCNQAGFSPHITSESSQWSFIEEMVVCKLGVSLLPESICRHLTDEVRAIKVVNPSISWHLALIWNKDQYLSFAAKEWLSYAKEQLSEE, from the coding sequence GTGGATATTAAACAATTACAGTATTTTATTGAAGTGGCAAAATATAACAGCTTTACACGGGCGGCTGATGCCCTTTTCATCACCCAGCCAACCATCAGCAAAATGATCAAGAATCTGGAGGATGAGCTTGGGGTTGTCCTTTTTGACCGCTCACGAAAGGGACTGACACTTACGGATGCCGGCCAGACCATATTTGACCAGGCCAAGCTGGTCGATAAAGCATTCAACAATCTGGAGATGGAGCTGGACAACCTGCTCGGATTAAAAAAAGGGCATATTCGGATTGGGCTTCCTCCGATTTTTGATCCCCGCCTTTTTCCAAAATTGATCGGCAGTTTTCATGACAGATATCCCCACATTACCTTCGAGCTTATGGAAGACGGATCAAAAAAAATCGAAGAAGAAGTGGCAAGCCTTCAACTGGATATCGGGGTTGTCGTGCTTCCGACAAACAACGATATGTTTCAGCATTTTGCTTTTATGGAAGAGGACTTGCGGCTCATCATCCATCCTGACCATCCGCTTGCTGTCCGGGACGAAATAAATTTAGCTGAGCTAAGAGAGGAATCATTTATCCTTTTTAACAAAGATTTCGTCCTCCATGACCGCATCATCTCCTCCTGCAATCAGGCTGGATTCAGTCCGCACATTACGTCAGAAAGCTCACAATGGTCCTTTATCGAGGAGATGGTCGTGTGTAAATTAGGGGTCTCCCTGCTGCCCGAGAGCATCTGCCGGCATCTGACGGATGAAGTTCGTGCGATTAAAGTCGTCAATCCTTCCATCAGCTGGCATCTCGCCCTGATTTGGAACAAAGATCAGTATTTATCTTTTGCTGCGAAAGAGTGGCTCAGCTACGCAAAAGAACAATTATCAGAAGAGTAA
- a CDS encoding sugar ABC transporter substrate-binding protein encodes MKRFINCAAISAVALSLLLTGCSSGSNTASSAGKHEKVSFDNVPKRFAKGQGARIKVIRKIGGDDHTAQFLAGAKAEGEALGFTVDTYTANGDTAKFHDAIAQAADENYDGFIISHGDDAATINDIKKLREKGKNVVTFDSNPDLAKVGGVTLTSQDDEALAKLALDQLVKENKGKANIVYLWVDGFPPMVRRNAVFKETLKNNPGIKEVERFGVASADTSVQTQNAVTAMLNKHKRGEIDAIFATWDAFAIGAARAIKEAGRNEIKIYGIDVSNADLQEIQKKNSSWKYTAAVDPKLIGAVDMRILAKKLAGEKTPQKYDLKASLVSQKDLQKSNEGVNMVNLSKEIKGWGQSDAFEEDWMKTLKDHYQK; translated from the coding sequence ATGAAACGATTCATCAATTGCGCGGCAATCTCCGCGGTCGCTTTATCACTTTTATTAACAGGCTGTTCATCCGGAAGCAATACCGCTTCATCAGCTGGCAAACATGAAAAGGTCTCGTTCGATAACGTGCCAAAGCGGTTTGCCAAAGGGCAGGGAGCCCGAATCAAGGTTATCCGTAAAATCGGCGGTGATGATCATACAGCTCAATTTTTAGCAGGTGCTAAAGCGGAAGGGGAGGCACTTGGTTTTACCGTTGATACCTACACAGCAAACGGTGATACCGCCAAGTTCCATGATGCGATTGCCCAGGCGGCTGATGAGAATTACGACGGTTTTATCATCTCTCACGGTGATGATGCGGCTACCATAAACGATATTAAGAAACTGCGGGAAAAAGGAAAGAACGTGGTGACGTTTGATTCCAATCCGGACCTCGCGAAAGTAGGCGGTGTCACACTTACGTCTCAGGACGATGAAGCCCTTGCCAAGCTGGCTCTCGATCAGCTCGTTAAAGAGAACAAAGGAAAAGCCAACATCGTTTATCTTTGGGTAGACGGGTTCCCGCCGATGGTGCGACGCAACGCCGTCTTTAAAGAAACATTGAAGAATAACCCGGGAATCAAGGAAGTAGAGCGCTTTGGCGTTGCTTCTGCAGATACGTCGGTCCAGACGCAAAATGCGGTGACGGCCATGCTGAACAAACATAAAAGAGGCGAGATTGATGCCATTTTTGCCACATGGGATGCCTTTGCGATCGGGGCTGCACGTGCGATTAAAGAAGCGGGACGCAATGAAATCAAAATTTACGGTATCGACGTCTCCAATGCAGACCTTCAAGAAATCCAGAAAAAGAACAGCTCTTGGAAATACACAGCAGCTGTGGATCCTAAGCTCATCGGGGCAGTGGATATGAGAATTCTTGCTAAAAAGCTTGCGGGTGAAAAAACACCTCAAAAATATGATTTGAAAGCTTCACTTGTTTCACAAAAGGATCTGCAAAAATCAAACGAGGGTGTGAACATGGTCAACCTGTCCAAGGAAATTAAAGGCTGGGGCCAGTCTGATGCATTTGAGGAAGATTGGATGAAGACACTTAAGGATCACTACCAAAAATAA
- a CDS encoding sugar ABC transporter ATP-binding protein, with product MALLEMKDISIEFPGVKALNRVSFASETGRVHALIGANGAGKSTLMKILSGAYNHYTGEIHLDGKKAAITLPRDALDEGIQIVHQEVDIALIPYLTVGENILLHDLINEMGKKQLVRWKQLHKKASQILEEMNINVSSKKLVSELTLAQKQMVLIARAVSAQCRFLILDEPTAPLSHSETNELFRIVRNLKSKNVGIIFISHRLPEIFEICDDITVMRNGELVIKESISETSINRVIEQMLGKALDEQFPALNGKVGETVLEVKGLSDAEKIKGLNLTVRAGEIIGIAGLVGAGKTELCKTLFGCTKITAGAVLLKGKKLKLKSPHQAVKQGLALVPEERRKEGILVAESVAANLTAANLGQFTKVLSFLDRRAEKQKAVEIIQTLGIKTPSEKTKVQNLSGGNQQKIAIGKWLIADADVYIFDEPTKGVDVGAKKDIFELISALAKRGKAILYASSEFTEILGITNRLYVLYDGRSVKELKTSAATEEELLFYSTGGR from the coding sequence ATGGCTCTGTTGGAGATGAAGGATATAAGTATTGAGTTTCCGGGTGTAAAAGCGTTGAATCGTGTAAGCTTTGCCAGTGAAACCGGCCGGGTTCATGCGCTGATCGGAGCGAACGGGGCTGGGAAGTCGACCCTCATGAAGATTCTGTCGGGAGCCTACAATCATTACACGGGCGAGATTCATTTGGACGGAAAAAAAGCGGCCATCACTTTGCCGAGAGATGCCCTGGACGAAGGAATTCAAATCGTCCATCAAGAGGTTGACATCGCACTGATCCCGTATTTAACCGTTGGTGAAAATATTCTGCTGCATGATCTGATCAACGAGATGGGTAAAAAGCAGCTTGTAAGATGGAAACAGCTGCATAAGAAGGCATCGCAAATTTTAGAAGAGATGAACATTAACGTTTCTTCCAAAAAGCTGGTCAGTGAGCTTACTCTTGCTCAAAAGCAGATGGTTCTCATCGCCCGAGCGGTTTCAGCACAGTGCCGTTTTCTAATATTGGATGAACCGACTGCGCCGTTAAGCCACTCAGAAACTAACGAACTGTTCCGGATTGTCAGAAACCTGAAGTCTAAAAATGTAGGCATCATATTCATTTCTCACCGGCTGCCGGAAATCTTTGAAATCTGTGATGATATTACGGTGATGAGGAACGGTGAGTTAGTCATAAAAGAATCAATTTCGGAAACTTCAATCAACCGGGTCATCGAGCAGATGCTCGGCAAGGCGTTGGATGAGCAGTTTCCTGCCTTGAACGGAAAAGTGGGAGAAACTGTTCTTGAGGTAAAAGGACTTTCTGACGCCGAGAAGATCAAGGGTTTGAACTTAACGGTCCGTGCGGGTGAAATTATCGGAATCGCGGGACTTGTAGGAGCAGGAAAAACAGAGCTGTGCAAAACCCTGTTCGGCTGTACAAAGATTACAGCAGGAGCTGTTCTTCTCAAGGGGAAGAAACTGAAGCTGAAAAGTCCGCATCAGGCGGTAAAGCAGGGCCTGGCTCTCGTTCCGGAAGAACGGAGAAAAGAGGGGATTCTGGTCGCGGAATCGGTTGCTGCTAATCTAACAGCGGCCAATCTTGGACAGTTCACCAAGGTACTAAGTTTTCTGGATCGCCGGGCGGAAAAGCAAAAGGCTGTTGAAATCATTCAAACCTTAGGCATTAAGACGCCATCTGAGAAAACGAAGGTTCAAAATCTGTCCGGGGGCAATCAGCAAAAGATCGCGATCGGCAAATGGCTTATCGCAGATGCCGATGTTTATATTTTTGATGAGCCGACGAAGGGTGTAGATGTAGGTGCTAAGAAGGACATTTTTGAATTGATCTCTGCGCTGGCAAAACGGGGCAAAGCCATCCTTTATGCGTCCTCAGAGTTTACAGAGATTCTGGGTATCACGAACCGTCTTTACGTGCTGTATGACGGACGCAGTGTGAAAGAGCTCAAAACCTCAGCCGCGACGGAAGAAGAGCTATTATTCTATTCAACAGGAGGAAGGTAG
- a CDS encoding ABC transporter permease has product MELSKPIPAQVSPKKKFELFDFFYKYGTILTIMVLIGVFTAANPSFVQGHNLMNILRSISIVTIIAIGITISLSVNGFDLSVGSVASLSNAIAISMFVWFSQNTVVAILSALAAALIVGIINSVMIVKVKIPDMLLTLATMFIIQGIALTYTKGATISQNMVMPDGTFATGKISAAFEKIGQVPWIIVIMAAAVLLVHVLLNYTKHGRYMYVIGGNEEAARLSGIPVNKYKVAAYLLSALFASIGGIVLASRVMTAEINAGTPYLMDAVAAAFIGFSVFGAGKPNAFGTLIGAVLIGILQNGLVMMSVPYYSMDIVKGAVLAFALALTYYKQKK; this is encoded by the coding sequence ATGGAGCTTTCAAAACCAATACCGGCCCAAGTTTCACCAAAAAAGAAATTTGAGCTGTTCGACTTTTTTTATAAATATGGAACGATCTTAACCATTATGGTCTTAATTGGTGTGTTCACTGCGGCCAATCCATCCTTTGTGCAGGGACACAATCTGATGAACATCTTACGGTCGATCTCCATCGTTACTATCATTGCGATCGGCATTACGATATCGCTGTCTGTCAACGGATTTGACCTTTCTGTCGGATCTGTGGCCTCTCTTTCGAATGCCATTGCGATCTCAATGTTTGTCTGGTTCTCCCAGAACACGGTGGTAGCGATTCTTTCCGCCCTCGCTGCCGCTCTGATTGTCGGCATCATTAACTCCGTGATGATTGTTAAAGTGAAAATACCGGATATGCTCCTGACGCTTGCCACCATGTTTATCATCCAGGGGATTGCACTCACGTACACGAAAGGGGCGACCATATCGCAAAACATGGTCATGCCTGATGGAACGTTTGCGACGGGCAAGATCAGTGCAGCGTTCGAGAAAATAGGCCAAGTCCCTTGGATCATCGTGATCATGGCAGCGGCTGTTCTACTTGTCCATGTTCTTCTCAACTACACAAAGCATGGGAGGTACATGTATGTCATCGGCGGGAATGAAGAAGCGGCAAGACTTTCAGGCATTCCGGTAAACAAATATAAGGTAGCGGCCTATCTGCTGTCCGCTCTTTTTGCTTCGATTGGCGGTATTGTGCTGGCATCAAGAGTGATGACTGCTGAAATTAATGCAGGCACTCCGTATTTAATGGATGCTGTGGCTGCGGCTTTTATTGGTTTTTCGGTATTTGGTGCAGGCAAACCCAATGCTTTTGGAACCCTGATCGGCGCTGTATTGATCGGAATTCTGCAGAACGGCCTCGTCATGATGTCTGTTCCTTACTATTCCATGGACATTGTTAAAGGGGCAGTCCTTGCATTTGCGCTGGCCTTAACGTATTACAAACAAAAAAAATAA
- a CDS encoding FAD-dependent oxidoreductase, translating into MKKLNLKGLTGEVVTRFSPSYEEARQEWNRAVQKFPLVILYCTNTGDVSNAIIWARKHEVQIRIRSGGHHYEGYSIGNGVIVVDLSRMDGIMLNAKEQLKVQGGVKNGQLYAFVGSLGYPFPGGTCPVGVSGYTLGGGWGFSSRYLGLGCDSLIELEIVDYTGRILTANQFVNGDLFWACRGAGGGNFGIVVSMTFALPEKVDKISFVEIYAPKADAKMQETFLNAWQYWLEDLDERMTVNASLFNSLEEGMAIYGRGFFYGSPEEAAEVMEPLLNNGEIQLFVTQLSFLEAVRAVEATYPEYERFKSTGRFVYRKYSEKEIRNIVGLISKRAEGSIYAAITVYALGGKASQINPFETAFFYRQADYIMGIQTVWTVPGFAEENTQWLKKRFPYVKSLTKGSFVNFPYSHLRHYEKEYFGWNAPRLKKVNKKYDPYNVFTFPQGINGSPRP; encoded by the coding sequence ATGAAAAAACTCAATCTTAAAGGGCTGACGGGCGAAGTCGTTACCCGATTTAGCCCTTCATACGAAGAAGCACGGCAGGAATGGAACCGGGCTGTTCAAAAATTCCCTCTTGTCATTTTGTACTGCACTAACACAGGGGACGTCAGCAATGCGATCATCTGGGCAAGAAAACATGAAGTGCAGATCAGGATTCGTTCGGGAGGGCACCATTATGAAGGCTACTCGATTGGAAATGGTGTTATTGTTGTTGATCTAAGCAGGATGGATGGCATTATGCTTAACGCTAAAGAACAGCTTAAAGTTCAAGGCGGAGTGAAGAACGGACAGCTATATGCATTCGTTGGTTCTTTAGGCTATCCTTTTCCGGGAGGAACGTGTCCGGTTGGGGTCAGCGGTTATACGCTTGGCGGCGGATGGGGATTTTCCAGCCGGTATTTAGGACTTGGGTGTGACAGCCTGATCGAACTCGAAATTGTGGATTATACAGGAAGAATACTGACGGCAAATCAATTCGTCAATGGAGATTTGTTCTGGGCTTGCCGGGGTGCCGGAGGAGGAAACTTTGGTATCGTTGTTTCCATGACATTTGCCCTTCCTGAAAAAGTAGATAAAATTTCTTTCGTCGAAATCTATGCGCCAAAAGCGGATGCAAAAATGCAGGAAACCTTTCTGAACGCCTGGCAATATTGGCTGGAGGATTTGGACGAGAGAATGACCGTTAATGCAAGCCTTTTTAACTCTTTGGAGGAAGGGATGGCGATCTACGGACGCGGCTTTTTCTATGGTTCGCCTGAGGAAGCCGCTGAGGTGATGGAACCGCTGCTGAACAATGGGGAGATCCAGCTGTTCGTTACACAATTGTCATTTTTAGAGGCGGTAAGAGCGGTAGAAGCGACCTATCCAGAGTATGAGCGTTTTAAATCTACGGGAAGATTTGTGTACAGGAAATACAGTGAAAAAGAGATCCGAAATATTGTCGGGCTGATCAGCAAGCGGGCTGAGGGGTCAATTTACGCAGCTATTACGGTATATGCTTTAGGAGGAAAGGCCAGCCAGATCAATCCTTTTGAAACGGCATTCTTTTATCGGCAGGCTGATTATATTATGGGAATTCAAACGGTCTGGACCGTTCCGGGATTTGCCGAAGAGAACACACAGTGGCTGAAGAAAAGATTTCCGTATGTAAAATCCCTGACAAAAGGGTCTTTTGTCAACTTCCCATACAGCCATTTGAGGCATTATGAAAAAGAGTATTTCGGATGGAATGCACCGCGATTAAAAAAAGTAAATAAAAAATATGATCCCTATAATGTCTTCACCTTTCCTCAGGGAATCAACGGATCACCCCGGCCATAA